One Oscillatoria sp. FACHB-1406 DNA window includes the following coding sequences:
- a CDS encoding Uma2 family endonuclease, which translates to MIAAKDNAPRLTPEEYFIWEEQQLKKHEYINGEVYAMTGGSINHGRIGIRFTAMFDSHLENTGCITGNSDVKLNIFGSNNYTYPDASVTCDDRDKTTTQYITYPCLIVEVLSASTEAYDRGGKFRMYRQNPALIDYLLVSSTSIEIDLYHKNDAGDWLIINYKSGDTIELKSINLNFPIEQVYRGLTLEPGNGE; encoded by the coding sequence ATGATCGCAGCCAAAGACAACGCCCCCCGCCTAACCCCCGAAGAATACTTTATTTGGGAAGAACAGCAACTAAAAAAACACGAATATATCAACGGTGAAGTTTACGCCATGACTGGCGGTAGCATCAATCACGGGCGTATCGGTATCCGCTTCACCGCCATGTTCGACAGCCACTTAGAAAATACAGGCTGCATCACTGGTAACTCTGATGTCAAGCTCAATATTTTTGGCAGTAATAATTATACCTACCCAGATGCCAGCGTCACTTGCGACGATCGCGACAAAACCACAACCCAATATATTACCTACCCCTGCTTAATCGTCGAAGTCCTCTCCGCTAGTACCGAAGCCTACGACAGAGGCGGCAAATTCCGAATGTACCGCCAAAACCCAGCCTTAATCGATTACCTCCTAGTCAGTTCCACCAGCATCGAAATCGACCTGTATCACAAAAACGACGCAGGCGATTGGTTGATTATCAACTACAAATCAGGTGACACAATCGAACTCAAAAGCATTAACCTCAATTTTCCCATTGAACAAGTCTATCGCGGTTTAACCCTTGAACCAGGGAATGGGGAATAG
- a CDS encoding DUF2281 domain-containing protein codes for MGNRIKALPTIHYLTPNMLTLETVIQKIQQLPPEQQNKVIEFIEFLEFQASRTLAPQTPTAPETAETSFADATKEFIGCLDSDLEDLSHNPRYLEEFGR; via the coding sequence ATGGGGAATAGAATCAAAGCATTACCTACTATCCATTACTTAACGCCCAATATGCTAACCCTCGAAACCGTAATCCAAAAAATCCAACAACTCCCCCCTGAACAACAAAATAAAGTCATTGAGTTTATTGAATTCTTGGAATTTCAAGCGAGCCGCACCCTTGCGCCGCAAACACCCACTGCACCAGAAACCGCCGAAACATCGTTTGCCGACGCGACTAAAGAATTTATCGGCTGCCTTGATAGCGATCTCGAAGACCTCTCCCATAATCCTAGATATCTAGAAGAATTCGGTAGATGA
- a CDS encoding PIN domain-containing protein translates to MMTRATILDTGVLIAYLMPKDKFHTWAVSQLSQISTPVLTNEAVITEACFLAQRIHNGQETILKLIKQGHIIIPFNLSQEIEAIENLMKRYASVPMSLADACLVRMSEMYENSQILTLDSDFTIYRKQRNQRIPAIVPNEN, encoded by the coding sequence ATGATGACTAGAGCTACCATCCTAGATACAGGAGTCTTAATTGCCTACCTCATGCCCAAAGATAAATTCCACACTTGGGCAGTTTCCCAACTCTCTCAAATCAGCACCCCTGTCTTAACCAATGAAGCTGTAATTACAGAAGCCTGTTTCCTCGCCCAAAGGATTCACAACGGACAAGAAACTATTCTAAAACTTATTAAGCAAGGTCATATCATTATTCCTTTCAACCTCAGTCAAGAAATTGAAGCCATAGAAAACCTAATGAAACGCTATGCTTCAGTGCCAATGTCTCTCGCCGATGCTTGTTTAGTCAGAATGAGCGAAATGTACGAAAATAGCCAAATCCTAACCCTAGATAGCGACTTTACCATTTATCGAAAGCAGCGCAATCAAAGGATTCCCGCGATCGTGCCCAACGAGAATTAA
- a CDS encoding type I restriction endonuclease subunit R codes for MTQSEAELEQQLIDRLTGLGYEPVTLRNAEDLKANLKTQLEKHNHIKLSDTEFKSVLNHLDKGNVFDRAKRLRDKMELRRDDGNTFYLEFLNTEHWCQNQYQVTNQITQQGKYKNRYDVTLLINGLPLVQIELKRRGLELKEAFNQINRYQRHSYGADNGLFQYIQIFVISNGVNTRYYANNRKQEFKQTFYWADQENNLITQLEDFADSFLEKCHVSKMICKYIVLHESDKVLMVLRPYQYYAVEAIIERVKNTDKNGYIWHTTGSGKTLTSFKAAQILTQFPKVHKVLFVVDRADLDYQTSKEFNYFSPNCVDTTDNTKQLVEQMAGDNPLIVTTIQKLNRAIKSQRHEAAMESLKDKRIVFIFDECHRSQFGETHKNIVKFFPQAQMFGFTGTPIFADNAAGNQHGKRTTKDLFQECLHKYVITNAIADENVLKFSVEYWGKLKRKDGTLITEPKLDRDFFENPDRISLIVDWIIANHNRKTHGRKFSAMLCVSNVDTLITYYETFKNKQKQGLHDLRVITIFTPSDNEEDEDANGLIGEPDFNISTDKSSSSHSRDKLNEFIADYNQMYQTQHSAKDSQAFYAYYKDISKRMKDRDRENFQDAERADILLVVNMFLTGFDVKKLNTLYVDKNLKYHGLIQAYSRTNRILSELKSQGNIVCFRNLKENTDRAVALFSDPNANEQIFIEPYEYYIEEFNKGVQELRAIATIPNDVNKLISEDDQVEFVKAFRNLIRSLNVSKSFTQFSFSDLNLDEQTFEDYKSKYLDIYDRTRNRRDDEPESPVEEVDFELELIQRDEINVSYILKLLANLQREQQVDVASEEYQTQKATILEIISQEAQLRNKRDLLEKFIEERLPTLEPEEEIETVFQKFWSQERIATIQHLCQEENLKIDIVQQMIADYKFSGKEPLRETVLSACNEKPKLLDRKKVFDRVVSKLLDIVNKFDDAIGEMEEED; via the coding sequence ATGACCCAATCTGAAGCCGAACTAGAACAACAGCTAATTGATCGCCTCACGGGATTAGGCTACGAACCTGTCACCCTTCGCAATGCCGAAGACCTGAAAGCCAACCTCAAAACCCAACTAGAGAAACATAACCACATCAAACTCAGCGACACAGAGTTTAAAAGCGTCCTCAATCACCTCGATAAAGGCAATGTGTTCGATCGCGCCAAGCGCCTACGCGATAAAATGGAACTCAGGCGCGACGATGGCAACACCTTTTATCTAGAATTCCTCAACACCGAACATTGGTGCCAAAACCAATATCAAGTCACGAACCAGATTACCCAGCAAGGCAAATACAAAAATCGCTACGACGTAACCCTGCTAATTAACGGCTTGCCCCTCGTGCAAATTGAACTGAAGCGCCGAGGACTGGAACTTAAAGAAGCCTTTAACCAAATCAACCGTTACCAACGCCATTCCTACGGTGCAGACAATGGACTGTTTCAGTATATCCAAATTTTTGTCATCTCCAACGGTGTTAATACCCGCTACTATGCCAACAACCGCAAACAAGAATTTAAACAAACGTTCTATTGGGCAGACCAAGAAAATAACCTCATAACCCAACTGGAAGACTTCGCCGACAGCTTTTTGGAGAAATGCCACGTCTCCAAAATGATCTGCAAATACATTGTCCTGCACGAATCTGACAAAGTGCTGATGGTGCTGCGTCCTTACCAATACTACGCAGTAGAAGCAATTATTGAGCGCGTTAAAAACACCGACAAAAACGGCTATATTTGGCATACCACCGGATCGGGCAAGACCCTCACCAGCTTCAAAGCTGCCCAAATCCTCACTCAATTTCCCAAAGTGCATAAAGTGCTGTTTGTCGTCGATCGCGCTGACCTCGACTACCAAACCAGCAAGGAATTTAATTATTTCAGTCCTAATTGCGTAGACACTACCGACAACACCAAACAACTGGTAGAACAAATGGCTGGGGATAACCCCCTCATTGTCACCACGATTCAGAAACTCAACCGTGCGATAAAATCCCAACGCCATGAAGCCGCTATGGAGAGTTTGAAAGATAAGCGCATTGTGTTTATCTTTGATGAATGCCACCGTTCCCAATTTGGCGAAACTCATAAAAATATCGTTAAATTCTTTCCCCAAGCCCAGATGTTCGGCTTTACCGGAACTCCCATCTTTGCCGATAACGCTGCCGGTAATCAACACGGTAAACGCACCACCAAAGACCTATTCCAAGAATGTCTGCATAAATATGTCATTACTAATGCGATCGCTGATGAAAATGTTCTGAAATTTTCCGTCGAGTATTGGGGCAAACTCAAACGCAAAGATGGAACACTCATTACAGAACCAAAATTAGACCGCGATTTCTTTGAAAATCCCGACCGAATTTCACTGATTGTTGATTGGATTATTGCCAACCATAACCGTAAAACCCACGGCAGAAAATTCTCTGCTATGCTCTGCGTCAGTAACGTAGATACCCTAATCACTTATTACGAAACATTTAAAAATAAACAGAAACAGGGATTACATGACCTACGAGTTATTACTATTTTTACCCCCAGCGATAACGAAGAAGACGAAGACGCAAACGGCTTAATTGGAGAACCTGATTTCAATATCAGCACAGATAAGAGCAGCAGTAGCCATAGCCGCGACAAATTGAATGAATTTATCGCGGACTATAACCAGATGTACCAAACCCAACATTCAGCCAAAGATAGTCAGGCTTTTTATGCCTATTACAAAGATATTTCCAAACGAATGAAGGATAGGGATCGGGAAAACTTTCAGGACGCAGAACGTGCTGATATTCTGTTAGTTGTCAATATGTTTCTGACGGGTTTTGATGTTAAAAAACTCAATACGCTCTACGTCGATAAAAATCTGAAGTATCACGGGTTAATTCAAGCATACTCCCGTACTAATCGCATTTTGAGCGAACTTAAATCTCAGGGAAATATTGTTTGCTTTCGCAATCTTAAGGAAAATACCGATCGAGCCGTTGCCCTCTTTTCCGATCCCAACGCTAACGAACAAATTTTTATTGAACCCTACGAATACTACATTGAGGAATTTAATAAAGGCGTGCAAGAACTGAGAGCGATCGCCACTATTCCTAACGATGTCAATAAATTGATTAGTGAAGACGACCAAGTTGAGTTTGTTAAAGCCTTTCGTAATCTCATTCGCTCATTGAATGTCAGTAAGTCATTCACCCAATTTAGTTTTTCCGATTTAAACCTAGATGAACAAACCTTTGAGGATTACAAGAGCAAGTATCTAGACATCTACGACAGAACAAGAAATCGGAGAGACGATGAGCCGGAATCCCCTGTCGAAGAGGTCGATTTTGAACTGGAACTCATTCAGCGCGACGAAATTAATGTCTCCTATATTCTCAAGCTACTGGCTAACCTCCAGCGCGAGCAGCAAGTGGATGTTGCTTCAGAGGAGTACCAGACCCAAAAAGCTACTATCCTTGAAATCATTAGCCAAGAAGCCCAACTACGGAATAAGCGGGATCTACTGGAGAAATTCATTGAAGAACGGCTTCCTACCCTTGAACCGGAAGAGGAAATCGAAACCGTCTTCCAGAAGTTCTGGAGTCAGGAACGAATTGCTACAATTCAGCACCTCTGCCAGGAGGAGAACCTGAAGATCGATATTGTTCAGCAAATGATTGCTGACTATAAATTCTCTGGGAAAGAGCCGCTCCGAGAAACCGTGCTGAGTGCTTGCAACGAAAAACCCAAATTGTTGGATCGCAAAAAAGTCTTCGATCGAGTCGTGTCGAAATTGCTCGACATCGTTAACAAGTTCGATGACGCGATCGGTGAGATGGAGGAAGAAGATTGA
- a CDS encoding diflavin flavoprotein: MKAKDVQVYPITTDTRVLRSRTWDRLKFEIEYALQRGTTANSYLIQADKIALFDPPGESFTKIFIEALQKRIDPKTIDYIILGHVNPNRATTLQALLEIAPQITFVTSNPGAISLKKILEDLTLHIKVVKGDETLDLGQGHNLEFILTPNPRWPDRMCTYDPKTKILFTDKLFGAHVCGDQVFDEGWTVYDEDRRYYFDCLMAPSASQTEAALEKLGEKEATLYATGHGPLVRYGLSELTHAYKQWVQQQKESKARVAVIYASAYGSTATLANAIARGITKAGVAVESINCEFAEPEEIKNAVEVADGFIMGSPTLGGHAPTPIQTALGIVLATADKNKLYGVFGSYGWSGEAIDLLEQKFTDAGYRQGFDPIRVKFKPNEVTLQYCEEAGTDFAQVLKRKQKKRAIKQPVGDSQADRTEQAAGRIVGSLCVVTTHQGDLSNAMLASWVSQATFSPPGLTVAVAKERAIESMLHSGAPFVLNILPEGNAQLKKQFAKNYAPGQDRFDTIETETAENGCPVLKGTLAYLECEVSNRMECGDHWLLYAIASKGQVFDNDGLTAVHHRKSGSYY, from the coding sequence ATGAAAGCCAAAGACGTACAAGTATATCCCATTACGACCGATACGCGAGTGTTGCGATCGCGCACCTGGGATCGCCTCAAGTTTGAGATAGAATATGCCCTCCAACGCGGTACAACCGCCAATTCCTATCTGATCCAAGCCGATAAAATCGCGCTGTTTGACCCTCCCGGCGAATCCTTCACAAAGATATTTATCGAAGCCCTCCAAAAACGCATCGACCCGAAAACCATCGATTATATTATCCTCGGTCACGTCAACCCCAACCGAGCGACCACTTTACAAGCCTTACTCGAAATTGCCCCCCAAATTACCTTTGTCACCTCCAACCCCGGGGCGATTTCGCTTAAAAAAATTCTTGAAGATTTAACCCTTCACATCAAAGTCGTTAAAGGCGATGAAACCCTAGATTTAGGGCAAGGACACAACCTCGAATTTATTCTCACACCCAATCCACGCTGGCCGGATCGGATGTGTACCTACGACCCGAAAACGAAAATCCTATTTACCGATAAACTCTTTGGGGCGCACGTTTGCGGCGATCAAGTTTTCGATGAAGGCTGGACGGTATACGACGAAGACCGGCGCTATTATTTCGATTGTCTCATGGCTCCGAGTGCCAGCCAAACTGAAGCCGCATTAGAAAAACTCGGCGAAAAGGAAGCGACGCTGTATGCAACGGGTCACGGGCCTCTAGTACGCTATGGTTTGAGCGAACTCACCCACGCTTACAAACAATGGGTGCAACAGCAGAAAGAAAGTAAGGCGAGAGTGGCAGTGATTTATGCTTCGGCTTATGGAAGTACCGCAACTTTAGCCAACGCGATCGCGCGCGGCATTACTAAGGCGGGCGTGGCGGTAGAATCGATCAACTGCGAGTTTGCCGAACCCGAGGAAATCAAAAACGCCGTCGAAGTTGCCGATGGTTTTATTATGGGATCTCCGACGCTGGGCGGTCATGCCCCAACTCCGATTCAAACCGCTTTGGGGATCGTGCTGGCTACCGCCGATAAAAATAAATTGTATGGCGTATTTGGTTCTTACGGCTGGAGCGGCGAAGCGATCGACTTGCTCGAGCAAAAGTTTACTGATGCGGGCTACCGTCAGGGATTCGACCCGATCCGCGTTAAATTTAAACCCAATGAAGTGACGCTGCAATATTGCGAGGAAGCGGGGACGGACTTCGCCCAAGTCCTCAAGCGCAAGCAGAAAAAACGTGCGATTAAACAGCCCGTCGGCGATTCCCAAGCCGACAGAACCGAACAAGCGGCGGGGCGCATCGTGGGTTCGCTGTGCGTGGTGACGACGCACCAAGGCGATCTCAGCAATGCGATGCTGGCTTCTTGGGTATCGCAGGCGACGTTTTCGCCGCCCGGATTGACTGTTGCTGTGGCTAAGGAACGCGCGATCGAATCAATGCTGCATTCCGGCGCGCCTTTCGTTCTGAATATTCTGCCGGAAGGAAACGCGCAATTGAAAAAACAGTTTGCAAAAAATTATGCCCCCGGACAAGATCGCTTTGATACCATTGAGACGGAAACGGCTGAGAATGGCTGTCCGGTGCTGAAAGGAACGCTCGCTTACTTGGAATGCGAAGTGAGTAACCGCATGGAGTGCGGCGATCATTGGTTGCTGTACGCGATCGCTTCAAAAGGTCAAGTCTTCGATAATGATGGCTTAACCGCCGTCCACCACCGCAAGTCGGGGAGTTATTATTAG
- a CDS encoding urease subunit beta — protein sequence MIPGEIFPQEGAIELNAGRETRKITVANTGDRPIQVGSHFHFYEVNPALEFDRDATKGMRLNIPSGTAIRFEPGDEKEIELVAIAGTREIYGFNALINNPL from the coding sequence ATGATTCCTGGAGAAATTTTCCCTCAAGAAGGCGCAATCGAACTTAACGCCGGACGCGAAACGAGAAAAATAACCGTTGCGAATACTGGCGATCGCCCCATTCAAGTTGGCTCTCATTTTCACTTTTATGAAGTCAATCCTGCTTTAGAATTCGATCGCGACGCAACGAAAGGAATGCGCCTTAATATTCCTTCGGGTACGGCGATTCGCTTTGAACCGGGCGACGAGAAAGAAATCGAACTCGTCGCGATCGCGGGAACGCGAGAAATTTATGGGTTTAATGCTTTAATCAACAACCCCCTATAG
- the ureA gene encoding urease subunit gamma, producing MQLTPQEKDKLLVFTAALLAERRKAKGLKLNYPEAMAYISAAILEGAREGKTVAELMADGATLLTRDDVMDGIAEMIHEVQVEATFPDGTKLVTVHNPIQ from the coding sequence ATGCAACTCACTCCTCAAGAAAAAGATAAACTGCTCGTTTTCACGGCTGCTCTGTTAGCCGAAAGACGCAAAGCTAAAGGATTGAAACTTAACTATCCCGAAGCGATGGCTTATATCAGTGCTGCTATTTTAGAAGGAGCGAGAGAGGGAAAAACCGTTGCAGAATTAATGGCGGATGGCGCAACTTTATTAACTCGCGATGATGTGATGGATGGAATCGCAGAAATGATTCACGAAGTACAAGTTGAGGCGACTTTTCCCGACGGAACTAAACTCGTCACCGTTCACAATCCGATTCAATAG
- a CDS encoding urease accessory protein UreD, translating into MSDELSGWQGCLDLVYRHCDDATRIARAYARAPLKVQRPFYPEGPQVCHTVMLHTAGGIVGGDRLSATIHLLPHSRALITAPAATKVYRSNGQLARYTTAFNLEPEASLEWLPPETILFEGADYQQQTRVELAPGASFLGWEIARFGRSARNERFLHGEWRSRFEIWQQGKPLWIDRQRLQGSEENCTSANALAGYPLVGSLIYIGKPVSEELLARVRNLIDSGIIQKKSQAGQFGATRTQAGGLLCRYRGDSTAEVRKWFIEVWRLLRLANAQSSPILPRVWQ; encoded by the coding sequence ATGAGTGACGAGCTATCAGGCTGGCAAGGTTGTCTCGATCTGGTTTACCGCCATTGCGACGATGCAACGCGCATCGCCCGCGCCTACGCTCGAGCGCCCTTAAAAGTGCAGCGTCCTTTTTACCCCGAAGGGCCGCAAGTGTGCCATACGGTTATGTTACACACAGCGGGGGGCATTGTCGGGGGCGATCGCCTTTCTGCGACTATCCACCTCCTCCCCCACAGCCGCGCCCTCATCACTGCGCCCGCTGCTACCAAAGTCTATCGCAGCAACGGTCAACTCGCCCGCTACACCACAGCGTTTAACCTCGAACCCGAAGCGAGTTTGGAATGGTTGCCACCGGAAACCATTCTTTTTGAGGGGGCAGATTACCAACAGCAGACGCGCGTCGAACTCGCGCCGGGAGCGAGTTTTCTGGGTTGGGAGATCGCCCGCTTTGGACGCAGCGCCCGCAACGAGCGATTTTTGCACGGCGAATGGCGATCGCGTTTTGAAATTTGGCAGCAAGGAAAACCTCTCTGGATCGATCGCCAGCGCCTTCAAGGGAGCGAAGAAAACTGCACCAGCGCTAACGCCCTCGCCGGATATCCCCTCGTCGGCAGCTTGATTTACATCGGCAAACCCGTCTCTGAAGAATTGCTAGCGCGCGTGAGAAATCTCATCGACTCTGGTATTATCCAAAAGAAATCTCAAGCCGGACAGTTTGGCGCAACCCGCACTCAAGCAGGCGGATTGCTCTGTCGATACCGAGGCGATTCAACCGCCGAAGTTAGGAAATGGTTTATAGAAGTTTGGCGACTCTTGCGCCTTGCCAATGCCCAAAGTTCTCCGATCTTACCTCGCGTTTGGCAATAG
- a CDS encoding RimK/LysX family protein, producing MESQTEKTILPVIGWREFLSLPELGIDKIKAKIDTGARSSALHAFDIEHFERDGVPSVRFKVHPEQRNGNVTAIAEAPLLDERHVRNSGGQTQMRPVIQTTIGLGERRWAIELTLTNRDAMGFRMLLGRQGIRRQFWVDAGRSFLWSSGKEV from the coding sequence GTGGAATCTCAAACTGAAAAAACGATCCTTCCCGTCATTGGTTGGCGGGAGTTTTTATCGCTTCCCGAACTGGGAATCGACAAAATAAAAGCCAAAATCGACACGGGGGCGCGTTCTTCAGCTTTACACGCCTTTGATATCGAACATTTTGAACGAGATGGAGTTCCGAGCGTGCGTTTTAAAGTCCATCCCGAGCAGCGCAATGGTAACGTTACCGCGATCGCGGAAGCCCCGCTTTTAGACGAGCGCCACGTTCGCAATTCGGGCGGACAGACGCAAATGCGCCCGGTGATTCAAACGACGATTGGACTGGGGGAAAGACGTTGGGCGATCGAATTGACGCTTACCAATCGAGATGCAATGGGTTTTAGAATGCTCTTAGGACGGCAAGGAATACGTCGGCAGTTTTGGGTCGATGCGGGACGTTCCTTCCTCTGGAGCAGTGGGAAAGAAGTTTAA
- the rimK gene encoding 30S ribosomal protein S6--L-glutamate ligase, protein MKIAILSQDASLYSTKRLLDAGEKQGHEMRAINYLRCYMNITSHKPTIMYQGKPLEDFDAVIPRIGASRTFYGTAVVRQFEVMGVFSTNDSQAISRSRDKLRCLQILARKGIGLPVTGFAHATEDIDGLIETVGGAPLVIKLLEGTQGIGVVLAETQQAAKSVIEAFRGLDANILVQEYIKEAGGADLRCFVVGDKVVAAMKRQGAPGEFRSNLHRGGKAEKVKLTPEERSTAVRSAKAMGLRVAGVDLLRSNHGPVVMEVNSSPGLEGIEKATGVDVAGKTIEFVAKSAAEAKNRAPLDRVQY, encoded by the coding sequence ATGAAAATTGCCATCTTATCTCAAGATGCGTCTCTCTACTCGACTAAGCGGCTTTTAGATGCCGGAGAGAAGCAGGGACACGAAATGCGCGCGATTAACTATTTGCGCTGTTATATGAATATAACGTCCCACAAGCCGACGATTATGTATCAAGGCAAACCGTTAGAAGATTTTGATGCAGTTATCCCGCGTATTGGAGCCTCGAGAACGTTTTACGGGACGGCAGTGGTGAGACAGTTTGAGGTGATGGGGGTATTCAGTACGAATGACTCGCAGGCAATTTCGCGATCGCGCGATAAGTTGCGCTGCCTGCAAATCCTTGCTCGTAAAGGCATCGGACTGCCGGTTACGGGTTTTGCCCACGCCACAGAAGATATCGACGGTTTAATCGAAACAGTGGGCGGTGCGCCTTTGGTGATTAAATTGTTAGAAGGAACTCAAGGAATTGGGGTGGTTTTAGCGGAAACGCAGCAAGCAGCAAAGTCAGTGATCGAAGCCTTTCGCGGTTTGGATGCCAATATTTTGGTGCAAGAATATATCAAGGAAGCGGGAGGGGCAGATTTGCGCTGTTTCGTTGTCGGTGATAAGGTTGTAGCGGCAATGAAACGCCAGGGCGCGCCGGGAGAATTTCGCTCGAACTTGCATCGCGGCGGCAAAGCGGAGAAAGTCAAGCTAACGCCAGAGGAACGCAGTACGGCCGTGCGATCGGCTAAAGCAATGGGACTGCGCGTGGCGGGAGTAGACTTGTTGCGCTCCAATCACGGTCCAGTGGTTATGGAAGTGAACTCTTCCCCCGGACTGGAGGGAATTGAAAAGGCGACGGGGGTTGATGTGGCAGGGAAGACGATCGAGTTTGTGGCAAAAAGTGCAGCCGAGGCGAAAAACCGCGCGCCGCTCGATCGCGTTCAATATTAG
- a CDS encoding succinylglutamate desuccinylase/aspartoacylase family protein, whose amino-acid sequence MTGEKVGENRSEEGGNRLVIAGRAIAPGRRYRLEIPVASLPTQTLLSLPVIVINGCEPGPRLWLSAAIHGDEINGVEIIHQVLQHVRPENLRGTLIAVPIVNVFGFIAQSRYLPDRRDLNRCFPGSPTGSLASRLAHLFMTEVVRHSTHGIDLHTASDRRTNLPQIRANIEDEETHRCARAFSAPVTLHATIRDGSLRQAAAQRNIPTLLYEAGEILRFDPESIRIGVEGILRVMAHLQMHDSFILSTPVSTVEIVASKWIRASRSGILHVKVALGERVQKKQLLGKITDAFSERTTHVRAPFVGIVIGFCHNPLVNQGDGVFHLGAIGSTEKAME is encoded by the coding sequence GTGACGGGAGAAAAAGTAGGGGAGAATCGCTCCGAAGAGGGAGGCAATAGGCTCGTTATTGCGGGTCGCGCGATCGCCCCCGGACGGCGCTACCGCTTAGAAATTCCCGTCGCTTCCCTGCCGACGCAAACTTTACTCTCTCTACCCGTTATCGTCATCAACGGTTGCGAACCCGGGCCGAGGTTATGGTTGAGCGCTGCGATTCACGGCGATGAAATTAACGGCGTAGAAATTATTCACCAAGTTTTGCAGCACGTCCGACCGGAAAATCTGCGCGGTACGCTGATTGCCGTTCCCATCGTTAATGTTTTTGGTTTTATCGCTCAATCTCGCTATCTCCCCGATCGCCGGGATCTCAATCGTTGCTTTCCCGGTTCGCCGACGGGTTCCCTCGCTTCCCGTCTCGCTCACCTGTTTATGACAGAAGTTGTCCGCCACAGTACCCACGGGATCGATCTGCATACAGCCTCCGATCGCCGCACGAATTTACCTCAGATTCGCGCCAATATTGAAGATGAGGAAACCCATCGCTGTGCGAGGGCCTTCAGCGCGCCCGTAACGCTACACGCCACCATTCGCGATGGTTCCTTGCGCCAAGCCGCCGCCCAGCGCAATATTCCGACCCTCCTCTACGAAGCGGGCGAAATTCTCCGCTTCGATCCCGAATCGATTCGCATTGGGGTTGAAGGCATTTTGCGCGTGATGGCTCACCTGCAAATGCACGATTCTTTTATTTTGTCAACCCCCGTATCGACGGTGGAAATCGTCGCCTCGAAATGGATTCGCGCTTCTCGTAGCGGTATTTTGCACGTCAAAGTCGCGTTAGGCGAACGAGTCCAGAAAAAGCAACTGCTGGGGAAGATTACCGATGCGTTTAGCGAACGCACGACTCATGTACGCGCGCCCTTCGTTGGAATTGTCATCGGGTTTTGCCATAATCCCCTCGTCAATCAGGGAGACGGCGTTTTTCACCTCGGCGCGATCGGCTCGACCGAGAAAGCGATGGAGTGA
- the smpB gene encoding SsrA-binding protein SmpB, with protein sequence MGEKDDGFKIISDNRQARYLYEILETYEAGIELVGTEVKSIRAGRVNLRDAYGLIRNGEAWLLNGHISPYQASGDYFNHDPRRTRKLLLKRKEISKLVGQLEQQGLTLVPLKMYFKRGWVKVSLGLGRGKKLHDKREAIKERDDKRQMQRALKQF encoded by the coding sequence ATGGGCGAAAAAGACGACGGGTTTAAAATTATTAGCGATAATCGTCAAGCGCGTTACCTCTACGAAATTCTCGAAACCTACGAGGCGGGAATTGAGTTGGTGGGAACGGAAGTGAAATCGATTCGCGCCGGACGGGTGAATTTGCGGGATGCTTACGGATTAATTCGCAATGGCGAAGCATGGCTGTTGAACGGGCATATTTCCCCCTATCAAGCCAGTGGCGATTATTTTAACCACGATCCGCGCCGCACGCGCAAGTTATTGTTAAAGCGCAAGGAAATTAGCAAGTTAGTCGGACAGTTGGAACAGCAAGGTTTAACGCTGGTTCCGTTGAAGATGTATTTTAAGCGCGGTTGGGTGAAGGTGAGTTTGGGCTTAGGGCGCGGCAAGAAATTGCACGATAAGCGCGAGGCGATTAAGGAACGCGATGATAAGCGACAAATGCAGCGCGCGCTCAAACAGTTTTAA